The DNA region AGATTGGCGACACAAGTTGGAACGGAGAGCCCATATGAACGACCTCATCGCCGGTTTTCGGAAGTTCCGCGAAAGCGCCTATCCCCAGCGGGCCGCGCTATTTCACAAGCTCGCCCACACCCAATCCCCGGAAATCCTGTTCATCGCCTGCTCGGACAGCCGGGTCGTGCCGGAGCTGGTCACCCAGACGGAGCCTGGCGGCATGTTCGTGATCCGCAACGGCGGCAACATCGTGCCGTCCTATGGACCCGAACCGGGCGGCATCTCCGGCACGGTCGAGTACGCGGTGGCCGCCCTCAAGGTGAAGGACGTGGTCATCTGCGGCCACTCCAACTGCGGTGCCATGACGGCCATCGCCAAGGGTCACGACCTGAGCGAGATGCCGGCGGTCTCCAGCTGGCTGCGCCACGCCGACGCGGCGAAGGCGGTCAACGCCGCGCACCACCACGACTCCGAGCAGGCGAAGCTCGACGACCTGGTCCGTCAGAACGTCATCGCCCAGCTCAGCAACCTGCGCACCCACCCCTCGGTGGCCGTGGCGCTGAGCCAGAAGAAGCTGCGCCTGCACGGCTGGGTGTTCGACATCGAAAGCGGCGAGATCGCTGCCCTGGACCACCAGAGCGGTGGCTTCGTCGATCTGATGCAGCATCCCGACGTCTACGCCCAAGCAGACTGAGACGCCGACAAGTCCTCCTCCCCAAAACCCCCGAAGAAAGGATCTTCACATGCAATCCGAGTACAGCTGC from Bradyrhizobium sp. B124 includes:
- a CDS encoding carbonic anhydrase, producing MNDLIAGFRKFRESAYPQRAALFHKLAHTQSPEILFIACSDSRVVPELVTQTEPGGMFVIRNGGNIVPSYGPEPGGISGTVEYAVAALKVKDVVICGHSNCGAMTAIAKGHDLSEMPAVSSWLRHADAAKAVNAAHHHDSEQAKLDDLVRQNVIAQLSNLRTHPSVAVALSQKKLRLHGWVFDIESGEIAALDHQSGGFVDLMQHPDVYAQAD